TATAAACAAGGTAAGTCGTCGGTGCGTATTCAGCTATTGTGCACTTCTCATATGGCCTAACATTGTGGAATCTAACTAAGGCTGCAGAGCCTACAATATGTTATGCCTAAGAGAATTGGTTTCACAGGGCTcttatttattactccctccgtaacaaaatataagacgttttttatgCCCTATGCAAAACCAAAAAAACATCTTGTAgtttggtacggagggagtaaattTAATGCTGAGCCATTCTTTTCAAGATATTTTACAACCACAAACTGTTTCTTAGATATCTGTAATATATTGATGGCAATTGATGATGTAATTACTGGTAGATTCCATGACATAAGCACATTGAACTTAAGTTTGTTTATTAAATTGAGTAGCATTATTTTTGCCATATAGGTAATAATTGTGTAGCTGCACATCTTTCCCACATGTGTAACTCAGCATGCTATTTTAGCTGCTACATAATGTTTTAACTTACTAGGGATTCCTCATGTTACCTCCTAATTGCACTAATACCCATCTACTTTTGTTGCACAATTGACAACAGAAATCACTTCTCACTTACAGGAATGCATGAACTCCTAGCTCCTCTGTTCTATGTCCTTCACATTGATGTGCAGCACTTTAAACAAGTTAAGGAGCTTCATGAAGAGCTTCTTGGTGACGATTTTGATGGCCAGACATTTCCAGATAGGTTTTTGCTGAACAGGAGTGACAGGGCTAACAATTCTGAGGGTGGTGCAGCTAAAATTAGAAGTTTGGACGAGCTTGATGCTGATACTAGGGACCTCCTCTTGATAAATGATGCATATGGAGCAGAGGGTGAGCTAGGTATCATTTTATCTGAAAAGTTCATGGAGCATGATGCCTATTGTATGTTTGAGAATTTGATGAACGGGTTGATGAATGGTGCACAAGGTGTGGTTGCTATTACCGATTTCTATTCTCTCAGTCCTGCATCAGAATCAAGCATGGGTTTAACACCTGTAAGGGAGGCATCAGCTGCCATATATCACTTGCTTGCTAGTGTGGATTCCTCTCTTCACAGTCATCTTGTGGAGTTGGGAGTAGAACCTCAGTACTTTGCACTCCGATGGCTTCGAGTCCTATTTGGTCGTGAATTTACACTCGACAATCTTCTGTTTATTTGGGATGAAATCTTCTCTTCTCCAAACCATTCATATTGTACAGACATAAAAAATCGGGGAGACTATCAGTTTAAGGTTTTATGTTCTCCCCGTGGTGCCCTGATTTTGTCAATGGCAGTCTCAATGATGCTTCATCTCAGATCCTCCTTGCTGGGAAGTGAGCATGCGACTTCTTGCCTGGTGAGATTATTAAATTTTCCTCAAGATATTGACTTGAAGAACTTGATTGAGAAGGCCAAGTTATTGCAGTCGTTAGCTCTAGAAGCAAATCTTCCGTTGTCTCCCCTGACAGGAAAATCTCCCTTGACTCCACCCAATTATTGGGAAGAGACATGGAAGATGCTTCAGATGTCAGGAGACAAACGAAGTGGTGGTTCAACTGTTAGGATAAAAGGAaggggatttttaagaagaagcgtGTCCAACACCGAATCAAATGTTTCTAGAACAAAGGGTGCCAATGTTGATAACAGCAATTCGACTTCAACTAGCCAGCCTGAGCCTATTGTTGATGAACTGAACACCACTGATATAGTTCCTGTCAAATTGATAAACAGTTTACCAACCATGCCTATAGTACACCAAAAGGATTGTGTTGGTCAAGGTACTGCAGAGATCGTTAGAAGTACCTCAAACAGTCTATGTGAGGCAGGCCCGCATGATGGTTACCATACAACTTCTGCCAAAATTAGAGATCGTATTGATGGAGCTCGTGAGTATTTATCAAGGAATAGGCCTCCATCCTTTCGGCGTCGTACTGATCATGACCATGATGCCCGTCATGAGGAAGAACCATGTGTTTCCCATGGCGCCAAGGTGGTTAATGAGCCAGATACACTGTCTGTGCATAATGATAAGACTGATGAACCCTGTCAGGGTGATGGTAAGACTGATGAAGCAGCAATTACAGATCGAACATTTGAATCGGTGGATTATCAACCAAATCAAGAGCATAGCATATGTTCTGACGTAGGCCCAAGTTTGAAGGTGGCTGATAAGGAGTTGGTCGGAACATTAAGGTCTTTTGGCGAATCGATGGTTGAAAATATTCAGGTAAGCATGCTTGACTAAAGCTGCTGATCGTAAAATTTAAAGTATGTTACTGCCACCTGAACTTTTTGCAACACATCACTGTTATTTTCGTAAAGAGTCAATGACATATATAGCTCATACCTAATTGAAGGTTTTGTTAAAGCTCCTACTTCATGTTGGTGCTTTATAGATCTATATTCTGCTAATTTTAGATACTGGTGGATTCATTTTTACAGTACATTTCATCTGTAAATCCCCTGTTGAGTCTCCTATACAGAATAATAAAATTGAATTGTATCTGTTGTTAAGTTTACAACCCAAAGCTCAGATCATGAATATCACTCTGAATAAGTGTGTCCATCTGTTGTCTAATGTGCTTTTATTCAACAGGTTATTGAACTACACTTTCGACCAAATTTACCCACGGCATCAGTGCAAAATGGTCCCGGAAGCACAGAGCAAGCCAAGGCGCTTGCAGCCCTCGAGGAACTCAAGAAGATCAGTGATCTTTTACGTCGTGTTTAACTAGTACAACGTCTATCTGCTCTGGATCTTAACTAGTACAGTATAACTATCTCTTTTGTACACATTTAACTTTCATTTGACAAGACCTCCAAATCAATTGTCTAGTGATGCAGAATACATCTTTTCTAAGTAGTGTGTACATGATCCAGTAACCTGATTAAAAACATAATTGTATAGTTGATCAAATCTTGGCTGGCTGTAAATAATGGCTGTACATTTGAATCTTGGCTGGCTGTAAATAAGTGGAGCTACAATCATTTTCTCTATTGCTCGCTTCTCTTTGGCCTGCTCTTTACCAACGATGGGTTTGCAAAAAATTGTCGGTGTCCTTTTCCATGTCATattcttttgagagaaagaaatatggtGCTTTTATTTATTATCAAAAGGTGTTACATTGTTCATTAGTCTAGTTGTCTATCCATTGCACTAGCTTTTATTTTCCTTGATATTAATCAGATCTAAGATGCCCTTCGGGTGTCTTTATTAAAAATAAGTGTTGCATTGTTCATTAGCATCTGAATGAGGAATTTGGGGGGGTTCATCGACCCAGGTACATGATTTCAGAAAGAAAAGATACTGATCTAGGTACCTCATGGCCTCATGTGCTGCCATGTTGGCTTCCCTTGGGCAAAACTCATACTTCACTAAATCAAAAGCAATTGCTCTCAGAATACATACATGAGATATCAAAGGTACATTAGTGAACAGAGTCCCTTGTGAATTGTGATCCTAATGTCAATGAGTCAATCTACGTGGCATTTCTTTTGTTACTAAATTCTGCACCAAAAAATGTGCATCTGATTCTTGGGGGAACTAAGAACCTGCTGCTGGTGGCCATTGTGGCCGCATCAGATTATTTGGAACTAAATTAAGAATCCAGTGCTGGCAGGCATTACACCCATTTGTTTAGCTTGTTTATCTGAACACCTATGGCAAGATAGATTGATTTAAATCATTTAATGACTCATGTAAAAAAAAGAGCATGTTTGGGCCACTTCTCATCCAAGCCACATCACAGATTCACAGGTTACTACAACTCCACAAGGCGCAGCAATGAGATGGGAGAGTCACCGGGATTACAAAAACTGGGGTAACAAAAAATTGCCTTTGTAACAACTGAGTGGGTACACACAGATAAATTCAGTTCAACAACCAAAAGTTGATACGATGCTGCGATTTTTCTCATTCTACAAGTACAAGTACAGATGCTCCCGCGTATGCAGTGattctctctcttcctctccaagCTATGATTCTGATCCCATCGTCCTGCAAGCAGTGGATGCAAAGGTCAACTCGGTCCAAAATGATTGCAAGATTAATCATGGCAGATGACACCGAAAGATTCTGGTGGAACGGAAGTTGCGAACCCTGAATTTTGCGGTGACCAGACTAGTTGAGAAAAGCTATTGAAATTCATGGTATAAATCAAACTAGGCAGATTACATATCTCTTAGTGGTATTGGAAGCATGGGAGGGACACTGGCATGGTCTCCCATCTCCAACAACCTATGTCCGATATGCAATCGTAGATAAACAGCAGGTCGTCCACATAAAAGCTCTCAATAAGTGGATGCATCAGGACAGTTCCTACAGGATTGCCCCTGAGAATGAGTAATCAGGAAAGCTGAACTGCAATTAACTCTAAAGATCCAACACATAAGGACAAGTACAAAAATGAATTCTCAGAAGGCTCCGATTCAAGTGAACTCAGCCTCCTAGGTAAACTATAGCTAAATGCAGTTGAGACGTGACTAAAATCTCAAGTTCTTAATGTTTCTTGTCACACACAAACCAAAAGCTGCTGACCAACAGTTGTTCTAATTCTACAGGATCTGCCAGGGGATAATAACAATTTAAAAGGCTAATACTCAGTTAATCACACCAACATATGTCCAAACAGGAACCTATTAGTTATTATGCTCATCAACCAATCCGCTGGCGGAAGCCTCAGGGGCTCACCACCAACCTACCACTTACAATCAGAGTTCCAGCTTTGCAGTGTATTTATACTTGACTTACTGAGGTAATAcccaaaaaaaaaaaagaatccaCTATAGTGGGGAATTGGAAATTCAATCTGCAGGGCACACTAAATCCCAAGCATTCAATGTCCCCACTCCTTCCTCGACCTATCAAAATAGTGCGCATATATAATCAGTCTAGCGCAGCACTTTCAGGAAACAAAATTTCCAGACTTCTATAGATGCACTTCATATTCGTAGCTGTCTAGCTGAATGAAGATAGTAAACTAAGGTAGTATTGGCATGGTACCAAGCACCAAAATCATAGTTCCCACTTGGACAAACTGAAAGTCTGAAACATACACCCCATATGCTTCAAAAAAGCTAAAATCTCACCATAGTTGTTAATTACTGAATCCAAAATCATACAGTAGACAACAGGGAAAAACTTATTCCAGTAACACATAGCACGAATTACACAGCTAAATGAGTTCTTTCAAATAATCAACGGAAGCAGCCAGTTCCTAAAACTTCAATCACCCAAAAAGCCATACCGTCCATGCCGACGAGCCACCCACGGGGGGTGCGGTGCGCGCCGCTCAGGCGACGGCGACGGgctgcgcggcggccggcggcttcTGCGGGGGCTCCTTGGCGTCGGCGAAGTCCTCCTCGTTGTAGACGACGGTGAGGAAGAGCGAGCAGGAGGGGCAGCGCGCGATCTCCTCCCCGAGGCGGAGGTCGGCGAGCGTGATCTGGAAGAGGTCGCCGCAGGGGCACGGGTACGTGTACGCCCCCAGCTCCTCGCTCCACTCCATGTCCTCGATCTCCACCTCGTCGTACGCCGACATCCTCGCGCGCCGCCGCGGCACAAACCCTAACTCGCTCCCCCGGCAAAAGTCCTCCGATGGTTTCGCGCCGCCGCCGCAAGCGCAAGGAAGGAAGGCAGAGGCCGCGTGCGAGGGGGCAAAGTGGAGAACGTTTCTCTGCTGTCCCCCTTGCTTATATCGTTATTTATTTATTCGAGAGCGAATTTCACATAACCCCCAACTTTATGGACCATGGAAAAAAATCGAAAGCACTAACGCCCACACATGTAGCAATATTGCAACTCGTCCACACGTCTGGATCACTGTCCAGTTaagtttgcacgaatcttgacacaccGAGTCAGTTTTCGCGTGCCACATAGGACAATGCCGGTGTGTGGGCATTGGAGAGGTCGCCCACACGACCAACAGCACGTGGTTGCCAGCTGcgctgtgtgggcgaactagtttctaCCCACACAGCCATCATCTAGTCCACGCGTGTGTGGGTGAACTGCTTTTCGCACACACGACAGTCATACGTTGTTGGATGACAACTGTAGTTGTGTGTACATGACAACTAGACAAACACACATAGCAACTATGATTCGTTTGCTAGACGGCAATTacagttgcgcgtacgtggcaatCAAATAAATATACATGGCAATTGTGATTaaccacacgtggcaactaggtaacacacatggcaactattatTTGGTCATATGtgacaagtagttaatcacacacgacaaCTATGGTTTGATTACACGTGGCAACTATCATaaatagacatggcaactatagttaaccaaaataGAGAGAATTGTCATACTTTTACAATCATATTTGTcatcccggataactacatctgccatcccggatggcaactaaatcgtcatcccgtGGGTATCTAATGTAGCTGCGTCAGGACATGTGGGCATATTTGCTTTGTGCCACACGTGCGGGATGAGaatgagtagtacttgttgggcgTGTGGCACAAAGTAGTTGTGCCCACACGTGTGGACAATTATACTGTTCGCCCACACACAGCCCGTGTGGGTTGTCCCCTGCTCATGCCACACACGGTGTGTGGATGAATGCCTATTATGCCACATGTGTGGTGGATATCGACGTCAAAAAAATATATCACACTTTTAGTTATTATTATTAGTCATAAAACCATatttttactagtaataaattgctACAAGACCAACCCCAAATATCCCATGTGTTATCAAAAATAACCGGTGAGACCCACTTCTCAGGCGTTACTTTTGCCGCGGTGATAAATAACTCGTTAACATTTCTAAATTATATGGAGACTTTGAATTTTTAGGCGAGATTCAGTGATGGACAAAAAAAGTTTAGAACAATGATTCTCATAAAATGCTCATGCAAATGTGCTAGATTTTCACCGAATACtaaccatttttttgtaatttcctTGATTTTTCTCAGTCTGTCTAGAAAAAAAATTATCGAAATTTGCTCAAATTTGGATGACAAATCGTAGAATGATGGTTCTCTCAAATAGCTCTTCCTGATGACATGAAGCTTTTCCAAAATAAGTATTGAACAATTTTTATTTATCAATTTCAAAGAATTGtatcatttttttgaaaaaatgattGTTTTTATTCTAAACGCGCACCGGATAATGGTAACAAAGGGAAACTTTTGAAGAATTGTCATTGCGCGGCTTGACAAGTGGGATCGGGCAGTTTGTTTTGACATCTTCTGCACAGTTTGGGTCTTGTGACAATCATCAGCACAAAAATGTGACTTTATGATCTTATAAGAATTCAGATTGTGGTATTTTGGCACAAGTCTCCACGAATTTagcgttgggaaacgtagtaatttcaaaaaaattcctacgcatatgcaagatcatggtgatgcatagcaatgacaggggaagagtgtgatctacgtacccttgtagatcgacaacggaagcgtttggttcgtacgtcttcacggcccgaccgatcaagcaccgaaactacggcacctccgaattctagcacacgttcagctcgatgacgatccccggactccgatccagcaaagtgtcggggaagagttctgtcagcacgacggcgtggtgacgatcttgatgtactaccgtcgcagggcttcgcctaagcaccgctacaatattatcgaggactatagtggaagggggcaccgcacacggctaagaatatgatcacgtggatcaacttgtgtgtcaaggggtgccctctgcccccgtatataaaagatcAAGGGGAGAAGGccagccggccctctatggcgcgccaaggaggagtcctcctcctagtaggagtaggactcctactaggagggggaaagaagtggggagggagagggaaaggggggcgccgcccccctctcctagtccaattcggaccaggggggaggaggcgcgcggcccacctttggctgcccttctctctctccactaaggcccatatggcccattacttctcccgggggggttccggtaaccctccggctctccggttttcttcgaaatcatccggaacacttctggtgtccgaatatagccgtccaatatatcaatctttatgtctcgaccatttcgagactcctcgtcatgtccgtgatcacatccgggactccaaactaacttcggtacatcaaatctcataaactcataatataactgtcatcgaaaccttaagcgtgcagaccctacgggttcgagaacaatgtagacatgaccgaaacacgtctccggtcaataaccaatagcggaacctggatgctcatattggctcctacatattctacgaaga
This portion of the Triticum dicoccoides isolate Atlit2015 ecotype Zavitan chromosome 7A, WEW_v2.0, whole genome shotgun sequence genome encodes:
- the LOC119331475 gene encoding diphthamide biosynthesis protein 3-like, with amino-acid sequence MSAYDEVEIEDMEWSEELGAYTYPCPCGDLFQITLADLRLGEEIARCPSCSLFLTVVYNEEDFADAKEPPQKPPAAAQPVAVA
- the LOC119330512 gene encoding TBC1 domain family member 5 homolog B-like isoform X1, which gives rise to MPEPPAGQRFSGLRGARWRADLGVLPGSPDVPTTELRRAAADSRRRYANLRRRLLIDPHLSKDEDGAPNLVVENPLSQNPESTWGQYFRNAELEKMLNQDLSRLYPELGEFFQTTTCQSMLERILLVWSLRYPEFGYKQGMHELLAPLFYVLHIDVQHFKQVKELHEELLGDDFDGQTFPDRFLLNRSDRANNSEGGAAKIRSLDELDADTRDLLLINDAYGAEGELGIILSEKFMEHDAYCMFENLMNGLMNGAQGVVAITDFYSLSPASESSMGLTPVREASAAIYHLLASVDSSLHSHLVELGVEPQYFALRWLRVLFGREFTLDNLLFIWDEIFSSPNHSYCTDIKNRGDYQFKVLCSPRGALILSMAVSMMLHLRSSLLGSEHATSCLVRLLNFPQDIDLKNLIEKAKLLQSLALEANLPLSPLTGKSPLTPPNYWEETWKMLQMSGDKRSGGSTVRIKGRGFLRRSVSNTESNVSRTKGANVDNSNSTSTSQPEPIVDELNTTDIVPVKLINSLPTMPIVHQKDCVGQGTAEIVRSTSNSLCEAGPHDGYHTTSAKIRDRIDGAREYLSRNRPPSFRRRTDHDHDARHEEEPCVSHGAKVVNEPDTLSVHNDKTDEPCQGDGKTDEAAITDRTFESVDYQPNQEHSICSDVGPSLKVADKELVGTLRSFGESMVENIQVIELHFRPNLPTASVQNGPGSTEQAKALAALEELKKISDLLRRV
- the LOC119330512 gene encoding TBC1 domain family member 5 homolog A-like isoform X2, coding for MHELLAPLFYVLHIDVQHFKQVKELHEELLGDDFDGQTFPDRFLLNRSDRANNSEGGAAKIRSLDELDADTRDLLLINDAYGAEGELGIILSEKFMEHDAYCMFENLMNGLMNGAQGVVAITDFYSLSPASESSMGLTPVREASAAIYHLLASVDSSLHSHLVELGVEPQYFALRWLRVLFGREFTLDNLLFIWDEIFSSPNHSYCTDIKNRGDYQFKVLCSPRGALILSMAVSMMLHLRSSLLGSEHATSCLVRLLNFPQDIDLKNLIEKAKLLQSLALEANLPLSPLTGKSPLTPPNYWEETWKMLQMSGDKRSGGSTVRIKGRGFLRRSVSNTESNVSRTKGANVDNSNSTSTSQPEPIVDELNTTDIVPVKLINSLPTMPIVHQKDCVGQGTAEIVRSTSNSLCEAGPHDGYHTTSAKIRDRIDGAREYLSRNRPPSFRRRTDHDHDARHEEEPCVSHGAKVVNEPDTLSVHNDKTDEPCQGDGKTDEAAITDRTFESVDYQPNQEHSICSDVGPSLKVADKELVGTLRSFGESMVENIQVIELHFRPNLPTASVQNGPGSTEQAKALAALEELKKISDLLRRV